One Brassica napus cultivar Da-Ae chromosome C2, Da-Ae, whole genome shotgun sequence DNA window includes the following coding sequences:
- the LOC125582349 gene encoding uncharacterized protein DDB_G0286299-like has translation MAVNVFKLGSPGSDTDKEMTTTSKVAVQSQETLGDRKSIKKKKASVEKHDSEADDDGGKKSKKEKKHKRVSDGDEILNTESSKVNDGCQNHEKAFVNSDDDGSKRVKKKRRRVDCDLGNTAHKPKRKKKKSKEKIKTENREAEVKKSTKDPKDKRKKQKDSKSNEVIYEVSLTHESLQKELKRANMELASQATDMEE, from the coding sequence ATGGCGGTGAATGTGTTCAAGTTAGGATCGCCGGGGTCTGACACGGATAAAGAGATGACGACGACGAGTAAAGTTGCTGTTCAATCTCAAGAAACCCTCGGAGATCGCAAGtctataaagaagaagaaagcaagtGTTGAAAAGCATGATTCTGAAgctgatgatgatggtggaaaGAAatcgaagaaggagaagaagcacAAGAGGGTATCCGATGGCGATGAGATACTAAACACTGAAAGCTCCAAAGTTAATGATGGATGTCAAAACCATGAGAAAGCATTCGTCAACAGTGATGATGATGGTTCTAAGAGAGTTAAGAAAAAGAGAAGGCGTGTTGATTGTGATCTGGGAAATACAGCACACAAACCtaagaggaaaaagaagaaaagtaaagaaaagataaaaacaGAGAATCGAGAGGCTGAGGTGAAGAAGTCTACCAAAGATCCAAAGGATAAAAGGAAGAAGCAAAAAGATAGTAAGAGTAATGAAGTAATCTATGAAGTTTCCTTAACGCATGAGAGCCTACAAAAGGAGCTGAAGCGGGCGAACATGGAGTTAGCCTCACAGGCCACAGATATGGAAGAGTAA